The Corynebacterium pseudopelargi genome contains a region encoding:
- a CDS encoding exodeoxyribonuclease III, whose product MRIANWNVNSARTRADRMVDFLRRQDVDVLAVQETKCKDEQFPRERFEALGYEVAHFGLNQWNGVAILSRVGIEDVHTHFPNQPGFAKDPLAPQNLEARAIGALCGGVRVWSLYVPNGRAIADPHYDYKLRWLYHLGEYIAQELGTPTVLLGDFNIAPRDQDVWDIRAFDGLTHVTEPERQAFEHLLDTGLRVTSPLEGYSYWDYKAGRFGKNEGMLIDFQLASTQLVPKHAFIDVEERSGKGASDHAPVVVDYEVKR is encoded by the coding sequence ATGCGCATAGCCAATTGGAACGTCAATTCTGCTCGCACGAGAGCAGACCGCATGGTGGATTTCCTGCGCCGCCAGGATGTGGATGTTCTTGCCGTGCAAGAAACCAAATGCAAAGATGAGCAGTTTCCGCGCGAACGCTTTGAAGCCCTTGGCTATGAAGTGGCCCATTTTGGCCTCAACCAGTGGAATGGCGTGGCCATTCTTTCTCGGGTGGGGATCGAGGATGTGCATACGCATTTTCCCAACCAGCCCGGCTTTGCCAAAGATCCACTGGCACCCCAAAACCTTGAGGCCCGCGCCATCGGCGCGCTTTGCGGCGGGGTGAGGGTGTGGAGCCTATATGTGCCCAATGGCCGCGCCATTGCCGATCCTCACTACGATTACAAGCTGCGCTGGCTGTATCACCTGGGAGAATATATTGCCCAGGAATTAGGCACCCCCACGGTGCTGCTTGGCGATTTCAATATTGCGCCGCGCGATCAAGATGTTTGGGATATCCGCGCCTTTGATGGCCTGACCCACGTCACCGAACCTGAGCGCCAGGCCTTTGAGCATCTGCTCGATACTGGCCTGCGCGTGACTAGCCCCCTGGAGGGCTATAGCTACTGGGACTATAAGGCTGGGCGCTTTGGCAAGAATGAGGGCATGTTGATCGACTTCCAGCTTGCCAGCACCCAACTGGTGCCCAAGCATGCCTTTATCGACGTCGAAGAGCGAAGCGGCAAAGGCGCATCCGATCACGCACCGGTGGTGGTTGATTATGAGGTCAAGCGATGA
- a CDS encoding N-acetylglutamate synthase, CG3035 family — translation MSRIFRSDEVAPGDRVVVRRSHNDVIGHVQHIDESGIAIRPQKVGGFVSSLPEVWIPSEDALIIKRLSPRTVRNRDIRAIELATAKAFPGIEHTWCGQWLLRAGDGITERSNSAAPLGPSAMFEPVPVDEIRAFYARHQLPARILIPERIAKPAEALVQDHELGPEIVVMLRQLDAIRPVALEGFEFRIDDQPDAEWLQMYHFRGKPLPAHALELLRTRIDGQMGFGRLVHQGETVAITRGTISDHYLGYSAVEVKQAFRRRGLGTALGQQMLAWGQAHGATQAYLQVIASNEAGIRLYRKLGFEEHHRHRYATLS, via the coding sequence GTGTCGCGCATTTTCCGCTCCGATGAGGTTGCCCCCGGCGACCGGGTGGTGGTTCGCAGGAGCCACAATGACGTCATCGGCCATGTGCAGCACATCGATGAAAGCGGCATTGCTATTCGCCCGCAAAAAGTGGGCGGCTTTGTCTCGAGCCTGCCGGAGGTGTGGATTCCCAGCGAGGATGCACTGATTATTAAGCGGCTAAGCCCGCGCACGGTGCGAAACCGCGATATCCGCGCCATTGAGCTAGCCACCGCCAAGGCTTTTCCGGGCATTGAACACACCTGGTGTGGCCAGTGGTTGCTTCGTGCAGGTGATGGCATTACTGAGCGCTCCAATTCTGCAGCGCCCCTTGGCCCCTCGGCGATGTTTGAGCCGGTGCCGGTGGATGAGATTCGTGCCTTTTATGCACGCCATCAGCTTCCCGCCCGCATCTTGATCCCCGAGCGCATTGCTAAGCCGGCGGAGGCCTTGGTGCAAGACCATGAGCTTGGCCCGGAGATTGTGGTGATGCTGCGCCAGCTTGATGCCATTAGGCCGGTGGCACTTGAGGGTTTTGAGTTCAGGATTGATGATCAGCCGGATGCCGAGTGGTTGCAGATGTATCACTTCCGCGGCAAGCCGCTTCCCGCCCATGCGCTTGAATTGTTGCGCACCCGCATCGATGGCCAGATGGGGTTTGGCAGGTTGGTGCACCAGGGAGAAACAGTGGCGATTACCCGAGGCACCATTAGTGATCACTACCTGGGGTATTCGGCGGTGGAGGTAAAGCAAGCTTTTCGACGCCGCGGCCTCGGCACCGCACTGGGGCAACAAATGTTGGCCTGGGGTCAAGCTCATGGCGCCACCCAAGCCTATTTGCAGGTGATCGCTTCGAATGAGGCGGGCATTCGCTTGTATAGAAAATTGGGCTTCGAAGAACACCACCGACACCGTTACGCCACATTGTCCTAA
- a CDS encoding peptide deformylase, translated as MTVRAIVICGDPVLHNPTEPVSEPASELSQLIADMFETMEAAHGVGLAANQIGVNKRLFVYNCPDDEGHLHRGCIINPTLETSEIPETMPETDGSDDEGCLSLPGESFPTGRAQWAKVSGLDQDGNPIEVEGTGFLARCFQHEVGHLDGYVYTDVLIGRNARKAKKTIKRNGWTEAGQTWTPGIDPDPFGWDE; from the coding sequence ATGACTGTTCGAGCAATCGTGATCTGCGGCGACCCGGTGCTACATAACCCCACCGAGCCTGTAAGCGAGCCAGCAAGTGAGTTATCCCAGCTCATCGCCGATATGTTTGAGACGATGGAGGCAGCCCACGGCGTTGGTCTGGCCGCGAATCAAATTGGCGTAAACAAGCGCCTGTTTGTATATAACTGCCCCGATGATGAAGGCCACCTGCATCGCGGCTGCATTATTAACCCCACGCTCGAAACTTCCGAGATCCCAGAGACCATGCCTGAAACTGATGGCAGCGATGATGAGGGCTGCCTCTCGCTTCCTGGCGAAAGTTTCCCCACCGGCCGCGCGCAGTGGGCCAAGGTCAGCGGCCTGGATCAGGATGGCAACCCCATTGAGGTAGAGGGCACGGGCTTTTTGGCGCGCTGTTTCCAGCACGAGGTTGGCCACCTCGACGGCTATGTGTACACCGATGTGCTGATTGGCCGCAATGCCCGCAAGGCTAAAAAGACCATCAAGCGCAATGGTTGGACCGAGGCTGGGCAGACCTGGACTCCCGGCATTGATCCCGATCCCTTCGGCTGGGACGAGTAG
- a CDS encoding DUF3263 domain-containing protein gives MPYSVGMSDAELIQHQLALLEFEAQAPRSAGAKEDAIVATFGISPIRYYQQLNVAIDQPAVMQRFPSLSARLRRIRDTRANARMNKRD, from the coding sequence ATGCCCTACAGTGTAGGCATGAGTGATGCCGAACTAATTCAACACCAGCTAGCACTGTTGGAGTTTGAAGCGCAGGCACCTCGAAGCGCAGGTGCCAAAGAAGATGCCATCGTGGCAACCTTCGGTATCTCGCCGATCCGTTATTATCAACAGCTCAACGTGGCTATTGACCAGCCCGCTGTGATGCAGCGCTTTCCCAGCCTCAGTGCGCGGCTTCGCAGAATTCGAGATACAAGAGCAAACGCTAGGATGAACAAGCGTGACTGA
- a CDS encoding LytR C-terminal domain-containing protein, protein MTEQSEYQGGAHRLEDAEPTQRSLPLRGLAMILIAVAVLLVAWGIYAANSEEDTVAEVEPTQVEQTQEPTQTQQQSEEAEQPQQSPEPTEQAQPVKQVTVLNNSTVQGMAADVANTLAAEGWQKGEVGNFSDAVLPQNTVYFNPQNPGAEQSARELADRVGGVAQAGGPASDPNALVLVLAKNIP, encoded by the coding sequence GTGACTGAGCAATCTGAATACCAAGGTGGCGCCCACCGCCTCGAAGACGCCGAACCCACGCAACGCTCCCTCCCTTTGCGTGGCCTCGCCATGATTCTGATCGCCGTGGCAGTGCTACTCGTGGCTTGGGGCATCTATGCCGCCAACTCCGAAGAAGACACCGTGGCAGAAGTCGAGCCCACCCAGGTGGAACAAACCCAAGAGCCAACGCAGACGCAGCAGCAGAGCGAAGAAGCCGAGCAGCCGCAGCAATCGCCGGAACCCACCGAGCAGGCGCAGCCGGTGAAGCAGGTAACGGTGCTGAATAACTCCACCGTGCAGGGCATGGCTGCCGACGTGGCCAATACCTTGGCCGCAGAGGGCTGGCAAAAAGGCGAGGTGGGTAACTTCTCCGATGCCGTCTTGCCCCAAAACACCGTGTACTTTAACCCCCAGAATCCCGGTGCTGAGCAGTCAGCTCGAGAGCTCGCCGACCGCGTCGGTGGCGTAGCTCAAGCGGGCGGGCCTGCCAGTGATCCCAATGCCCTCGTGTTGGTGTTGGCCAAGAATATTCCCTAA
- a CDS encoding glutamate--cysteine ligase gives MAQAFHASPEPTLGVEWELAIADPHTRDLIPAAKELIERASAIDPEVQFEHEFLANTVEIVTPVCKNTAEAIAALRRGLQALLEAADEQEVALWSSGSHPFAKSAEQKVGEKGHYNEIIERTQFWGTQMLIWGLHVHVGISDKDRVWPIINALMTYYPHLLALSASSPGWEGLDTGYASNRTMLYQQLPTAGMPYQFQSWGEWEDFMVDQDRSGVISHTGSMHFDIRPAGKWGTIEVRVSDAAPKLEEMAALVALTHCLVVYLDQALARGEEVTVLQPWHVAENKWRAARYGLDAIVVTSRDTDEHLVSDELRELVSTLLPTAKRLGCEEELLLVNTIVDQGAPYQRQRALYQQSGSWQAVVDQSIAEVRASAQG, from the coding sequence ATGGCCCAGGCCTTTCATGCCTCTCCGGAACCAACCCTCGGGGTGGAATGGGAACTTGCCATCGCAGACCCACACACCCGCGACCTCATCCCCGCCGCCAAGGAGTTAATCGAGCGCGCCAGCGCCATTGACCCCGAGGTGCAGTTCGAGCATGAGTTCCTGGCCAATACCGTGGAGATCGTCACCCCGGTGTGCAAGAACACCGCCGAGGCCATTGCCGCCTTGCGCCGTGGCTTGCAGGCCCTGCTTGAGGCCGCCGACGAGCAGGAAGTGGCCTTGTGGAGTTCTGGTTCTCACCCCTTTGCTAAATCCGCAGAGCAAAAAGTGGGGGAGAAGGGGCACTACAACGAGATTATCGAGCGCACGCAGTTCTGGGGCACCCAAATGCTGATTTGGGGCCTGCATGTGCATGTGGGCATTAGCGATAAAGATCGCGTTTGGCCGATCATCAATGCGCTCATGACGTACTATCCCCACCTTTTGGCGCTTAGTGCATCTTCTCCCGGTTGGGAAGGCTTAGATACCGGCTATGCCTCCAATCGCACCATGCTCTACCAGCAACTGCCCACCGCCGGCATGCCCTATCAATTCCAAAGCTGGGGCGAGTGGGAAGACTTCATGGTGGATCAGGATCGCTCCGGGGTGATCAGCCACACCGGCTCCATGCACTTTGATATCCGCCCGGCGGGCAAATGGGGCACCATTGAGGTTCGCGTATCCGATGCCGCTCCAAAATTAGAAGAGATGGCAGCCCTGGTCGCCCTGACCCACTGCCTGGTGGTGTACCTGGATCAGGCTTTAGCTCGCGGCGAAGAGGTCACGGTGCTCCAGCCTTGGCATGTGGCTGAAAATAAGTGGCGTGCGGCTCGCTACGGCCTCGATGCCATTGTGGTGACTTCCCGCGATACCGATGAGCACCTGGTAAGCGATGAGCTGCGCGAGCTGGTAAGCACTTTGCTGCCCACGGCCAAGCGCCTTGGCTGCGAGGAAGAATTGCTGCTGGTTAATACCATCGTGGATCAGGGCGCGCCCTATCAGCGCCAGCGTGCGCTGTATCAGCAAAGTGGATCTTGGCAGGCCGTGGTAGATCAGTCCATTGCGGAAGTGCGCGCCAGTGCTCAAGGATAA
- a CDS encoding glycosyltransferase 87 family protein gives MLKDKGPLLSAPLLLVLSTLVAFKVLVRESYIPAEKQINKWMPVDLEVYTLGGKAVAEHQPLYAGPFVKDLPFTYPPFAGLVFSPFYRLDPQLLTIAWQTLNFFALFAVVLMVFSRRRECTPLLFIASLSFATAMFASEPIRANFYYGQINLLLMALIALDFLPREHRWAGIGVGLAAGLKLTPALFLLLFVLQRRWRALGVALATFAATVVLGLIFVRDASRFWTHAISDSSRVGEHTNPGAQSLQSVLIRVFDAHSPWLWLALSLLVLALSALASYWAIRHDHMAFALALCGFAACLISPFAWYHHWVWVAPAAAGFILLVDELAYRFHGWRRWVVSQALLFCSIVLLCLWLLPTVNKALAPDLAQRIRGEAFMHEPLNLLFVCVGLIAIAGYAAFGWLGLAARSIK, from the coding sequence GTGCTCAAGGATAAAGGCCCACTACTTTCTGCGCCTTTGCTGCTGGTGCTGAGCACTTTGGTGGCCTTTAAGGTGCTGGTTCGCGAATCCTATATCCCGGCGGAAAAGCAGATTAATAAGTGGATGCCGGTGGATCTGGAGGTCTATACCTTAGGTGGCAAGGCCGTAGCCGAGCATCAGCCGCTCTATGCGGGGCCTTTTGTGAAGGATCTGCCCTTTACCTACCCGCCTTTTGCAGGTCTGGTGTTCTCGCCTTTTTATCGGCTAGATCCGCAACTGCTCACCATTGCTTGGCAGACGCTGAATTTCTTTGCGCTTTTTGCAGTGGTGCTCATGGTGTTTTCTCGCAGGCGCGAATGTACTCCGCTGCTATTTATTGCCTCCTTGAGCTTTGCCACCGCCATGTTTGCCTCGGAGCCGATCCGCGCAAACTTCTACTATGGGCAAATTAATCTGCTGCTCATGGCGCTGATCGCCCTCGACTTTTTGCCCCGCGAGCACCGCTGGGCAGGTATCGGTGTGGGCCTTGCGGCCGGTTTGAAGCTCACCCCTGCGCTGTTTTTGCTGCTTTTTGTACTCCAGCGCCGTTGGCGAGCTTTGGGCGTAGCGCTTGCTACCTTCGCCGCCACCGTGGTGCTCGGTTTGATCTTTGTGCGCGATGCGAGCCGTTTTTGGACTCACGCCATCAGTGATTCTTCCCGTGTAGGCGAGCACACCAACCCTGGGGCTCAATCGCTGCAATCGGTGCTCATCCGCGTCTTCGATGCCCATAGCCCCTGGCTGTGGCTGGCTTTGAGTCTGCTGGTGCTGGCGCTTAGCGCGCTCGCATCCTATTGGGCGATCCGCCATGATCACATGGCTTTTGCACTGGCACTTTGCGGTTTTGCCGCTTGTCTGATTTCGCCATTTGCCTGGTACCACCACTGGGTTTGGGTGGCCCCGGCTGCAGCGGGATTCATCTTGCTTGTCGACGAACTCGCCTATCGCTTTCATGGCTGGCGCCGTTGGGTGGTGTCCCAGGCGCTGCTTTTTTGCTCCATCGTGCTGCTCTGCCTCTGGCTTCTGCCCACCGTGAATAAGGCATTGGCTCCGGATCTGGCCCAAAGGATACGAGGGGAGGCCTTCATGCACGAGCCTTTGAATCTGCTCTTTGTGTGCGTTGGCCTCATCGCCATCGCAGGCTACGCGGCCTTTGGTTGGCTGGGGCTAGCTGCGCGATCCATAAAGTAA
- a CDS encoding acetyl-CoA acetyltransferase, which yields MMFTQTRTQDPFAARFGKELPTGLREQAQGISWATFSDTFAPIADLRIRITEVETLPGTLKNFHITLLNNTEQGLQEESHCIRSSGAAMACTQLLADRGRRIEMLRFHQCQIFESTVTFILAGNDIHTRWAMGFGGSPEQSIAAALSTAGELLYGSRS from the coding sequence ATGATGTTCACCCAAACTCGCACCCAAGATCCATTTGCCGCTCGTTTTGGCAAAGAACTGCCCACCGGCCTGCGAGAACAAGCACAAGGTATTTCCTGGGCTACTTTCTCGGATACCTTCGCCCCCATCGCCGATCTGCGCATCCGCATCACGGAAGTTGAAACGCTGCCCGGCACCTTAAAAAATTTCCACATCACCTTGCTCAACAACACCGAGCAGGGCTTGCAGGAAGAAAGCCACTGCATCCGCAGCAGCGGAGCTGCCATGGCTTGCACCCAATTGCTGGCCGATCGAGGCCGCCGCATTGAGATGCTGCGCTTCCACCAATGCCAGATCTTCGAATCCACCGTCACCTTCATCCTGGCAGGCAACGACATCCACACCCGCTGGGCCATGGGCTTTGGCGGCAGCCCCGAGCAATCTATTGCCGCCGCCTTGAGCACCGCCGGGGAATTACTTTATGGATCGCGCAGCTAG